A window of Cryptomeria japonica chromosome 3, Sugi_1.0, whole genome shotgun sequence contains these coding sequences:
- the LOC131075801 gene encoding protein NRT1/ PTR FAMILY 5.10, translating to MEQQSSSSKSPLTSTPNNSNNVVEDGSTDLKGRPARRDLTGGWKASFFIIGVEIAERLAYHGINSNLVTYLTTVMHESTATAAKNVNVWAGATTMLPLLGAFVADSYLGRYWTILLSSVVYLLGLCSLILATSITVFRPPPCDSTSFICPKSSPLQVGFFFFSLYLVALGQGGHKPCLEAFGADQFSDRDQEERKYKASFFNWWYFGICSGVVLSSFGLSYILENVGWGLGFGIPTVTMAIALCMFIWGTKFYRHKLSGASPLTQIIRVFIAVIHKWNVSVPLKEEKLSAVQEHGLKVEVRRHLLPTKQLRFLDKATVRTESDYENKSGINWRLCTVTEVEEVKFVLRLFPIWGACLMYGVIFAQSPTFFIKQGITMDRKIGSSFEIPAASLQGFIALSIIVLIPVYDRIFVPFAKQITGVERGITLLQRIGIGIFCSLLSMVVAALIEMKRLQAAKDHMVRGVPNETIPLSFFWLLPQCILLGISDVFAQVGLQEFFYDQMPDTMKSLGIALYLTILGVGSFMSSILISIVESITNRGKEQSWFADNINKAHLDYYYWLLAALGALFLCIYISLAGCFIYKETECNDSYAEETA from the exons ATGGAGCAACAATCCTCTTCCTCTAAATCCCCCCTCACCAGTACACCCAACAACAGCAACAATGTTGTTGAGGATGGATCTACAGATCTCAAAGGAAGGCCAGCTCGCAGAGATCTCACAGGAGGATGGAAAGCATCCTTTTTCATAATTGGTGTTGAAATTGCAGAGAGACTGGCCTACCATGGCATTAACTCCAACTTGGTAACATACCTTACTACTGTTATGCATGAGAGCACTGCTACTGCTGCAAAAAATGTCAATGTCTGGGCAGGTGCTACAACCATGCTTCCCCTCCTTGGAGCCTTTGTTGCAGATTCCTATTTAGGCCGGTACTGGACCATTCTTCTGTCATCTGTTGTATATCTGCTG GGGCTATGCTCATTAATTCTGGCAACATCTATCACAGTATTTAGGCCCCCTCCATGTGATAGCACATCATTTATCTGTCCCAAATCCTCACCTTTGCAAGTGGGATTCTTTTTCTTCTCCCTCTATTTGGTTGCTCTGGGTCAAGGAGGTCACAAACCTTGTTTGGAAGCATTTGGTGCGGACCAGTTCAGTGACAGAGATCAGGAAGAAAGGAAGTATAAGGCTTCATTCTTCAATTGGTGGTATTTCGGTATATGCAGTGGTGTGGTCTTATCTTCTTTTGGGCTTAGTTATATTCTAGAAAATGTTGgttggggtctaggttttggtatcCCAACAGTAACCATGGCAATAGCACTCTGCATGTTCATTTGGGGAACAAAGTTTTACCGTCATAAACTGTCTGGTGCTAGTCCACTGACTCAGATAATCAGAGTCTTCATAGCTGTGATTCATAAGTGGAATGTCTCTGTTCCTTTGAAGGAAGAAAAACTCTCTGCAGTTCAAGAACATGGTTTGAAGGTTGAAGTGAGGAGGCACCTTTTACCTACAAAGCAGTTGAG GTTTCTAGACAAAGCAACAGTGAGGACTGAATCGGACTATGAGAACAAATCAGGAATCAACTGGAGACTCTGCACAGTCACAGAAGTTGAAGAAGTGAAATTTGTTCTAAGGTTGTTTCCCATTTGGGGGGCTTGTTTGATGTATGGAGTAATCTTTGCACAATCACCAACATTTTTCATAAAGCAGGGAATCACCATGGATAGGAAAATTGGCTCAAGCTTTGAAATCCCTGCAGCAAGCTTGCAAGGCTTTATTGCCTTGTCTATTATTGTATTGATCCCTGTATATGATCGCATATTTGTTCCATTTGCTAAACAAATAACTGGTGTTGAGCGTGGCATAACCTTGCTCCAGAGAATAGGTATTGGTATCTTTTGTTCCCTTCTGTCCATGGTTGTTGCAGCATTGATAGAAATGAAAAGGCTTCAGGCGGCAAAAGATCATATGGTAAGAGGCGTGCCCAATGAAACAATTCCATTGAGCTTTTTCTGGTTGCTACCACAATGTATTCTCCTTGGCATATCAGACGTATTTGCACAGGTAGGATTGCAGGAGTTCTTTTATGACCAGATGCCTGATACGATGAAGAGCTTGGGCATTGCTTTGTACTTGACCATTTTAGGTGTTGGTAGTTTCATGAGCAGTATCTTGATTTCCATTGTTGAGAGTATAACTAACAGAGGCAAGGAACAGAGCTGGTTTGCAGACAACATAAACAAAGCTCATTTGGACTACTATTATTGGCTTCTCGCTGCATTAGGTGCACTTTTTCTCTGCATCTATATCTCCCTGGCTGGTTGCTTCATTTATAAAGAAACAGAATGCAACGATAGCTATGCTGAGGAGACAGCATGA